Genomic DNA from Turicibacter faecis:
CACCTTCTCTTCTAAAATAGTAGCTTGAACAACTCTATTATAGGAAAAAAGGTGATTTTTTAATGGAGTTATAAACTTTTATTCGCCACCCGCATAGCGGGTGGTTTTATGTTTCACACGCTTTGCGTGTTCAACAGACTAAAGTCTCTAATAAAAAAACTGAGGCTCTATTTATGAGCCTCAGTTTTTAATTGTTTCACATGATTGTGATATTTAAATTCACTTAGCATCCAGACGATAGAAGGAATCACTAATTGAAAGATAGGGAGTAAGTTTTTAGGGTGATTAAGAATTGCCTGATAAATATCCTCAACTCCGCCTGTTGTTAAATGCATGGCTATAAAGATGATTAAAACACTAAACGGAAAGGCTAATTGACGATAACTAAATCGACGAATCAGTTTTTCAATACAACTTAATCCCGCATAAAAATAAAGACTTAATTTAAAAAAACACGTCATCATGACAATGATAATCGCTAACGGATCAAGCCGTTCAAATAAAACGTTAACCCCTACCATTTTCATGGCATTGAAGAATGGATAAATAAAATTCTTCATTAATCCCACACCTAAAATTCCCACACACATCACATCGGCGGCGAGTAAAATAATCGTTGCTAACACAATAGCCCAATAACTATATCTTAAAATTTTCCCTTTTCCCTCCTTCGGTAAGAGCGGAAAAATCGTCAGAAAGACAATGGACTCTCCATAAGGAAACAGCGTCATCGTATAAATATTTTGTTTCAATGGGGAAAATCCTTTTTCCAACACAGGTAAAAAGCGATCAAAACTAAAAATATCAGAAGTAAATACTGCAATGACGAGGGGAATAAAACAAAGAATTACCACATAAAAAAGCAACTCCGATGAACGTCCAATTGCATTGACCCCAAGGATTAATCCGTAAACAATCGGAACCATCAATAATAGCATAATTAATATCATATTTGCATCGACCATTAAGGTCACCTCAATGACGTCTGCTGTGCTTTTTAAAAGACTTGCCGTCATCAATAAAAAGTAACCACTATAAGCGATTAAAATAAGACTTCCGAAAAACTTCCCAAATAAATCGGTCAAAATGCCCGACAAGCTATCAAACTGATGCAACTTTCCAATCCGGTAATACATCGTAAACAATAGCGTCCCAAGAACCGCACTGATTAATAACGAAATCCAAACATCGGCCCCAGAAAAACGCCCCACATTAACAAGCGTAGCGCTACTCGATAAGAACAAGACCAATAATGACGAAAATTGATTTAAACTAAGGCGTGACGTCTTCAAAATAAATCACCTACTTTCTACTCCTTCAAATTAGCCGCATCACCAACAGATGTAATTTCTAATTTAACCTTTACGTCAAACTCTAACTCTGGATAAATGTCTTCCCAATATCCACTGACTTCTGCCCATTTCTTTGGATTCTTTTGATGGACCTTTCCACCAACACCGATAATATCTGACGCTAACTCGTTTTGAGTCTTATCAATAAAGGACTGAATATCTTGTTTCAGTTGGTTCCCCAATGCTGCTTCTAAATCACTCACATTGACAGGATTCATTAAATCTATAGGATACCCATTCTCCATTAAAACTCCTTTAACTGAACAATCTACCATTACCTTATTTTTTTCTAAATCAGGTTTTATCTCTACTTTCGATTCACGCACCTCATAAGAAAGCTTATATTCATCATCAAGTACTGTTGTCACAACATAACGCTTACTCGTTCCAACTAATAAATTATAATATTGAGCCTCTTTACTCGTTAAGTATCCAACCAATTGATCCCCTTGAAATGCAGCTAATGAATCAATTTTGAGTTGAGAAGGCGCCTCCATCTGTAAAACATTTTGAATATCTCCCTCCTCGCTCTTTTCCTTAGAATCAATTGATACACTATTTAATACAATATTAGAGCTTGGATCATTAACCATTCCACTGACCTGATAGAGGTTATAATTGACTTCTCGTCCCGTACACGTCAAACAGAGATTAGATAACGAATTGAGTTGATTAATCGGAATTTGTTCACTTGGAGTAAGAACATTCAATACCTCACGGGCCGTCGTATGATTCGCAACGACTAACGTAATATTGGGGCGAATCATCACATTACGTAAGACAAAATCAACAACGGGATCAATTCCCGATTGTGCTATATCTTCATTAACCACAATCACACTTAAATGCGGCAAGTACAACACCTTAGCTGTTAGTGAATTTAGTGATCGATAAGCATCGAATAACGTCTCACCTTCACCCGAGATTGAAAAAACGGATAACGTATCATGCTGATTCCCGGCAATAGAAGAGGGATTAACAACTTGGGCCGTCATTAAATACCCATTTTCCGTTTGATCAATCCCAAGACCCGCTACAATTCCAATTTGGCTCATCTCCACTTTATGGCCACATCCACTTAAACTAATGGCCATTAACATGACCATGACATACATCAAACGTCTCACGCCTACTCCTCCTTCCTTTTTTCCTGATTAAGATTATGACGGACCCGATTCGTCGTTTTATAAATTTTTGGACGATACTTCATCCAAGAAAGGGGTAAGCGTAAAAATTGATCTTCCTGATCATGTAAGTTTAATGGCGCCATCGGAGCTAAGTAAGGTTGATCGAGCGTCGTTAAAGAAGACAAGTGTAAAATCAATAAAATAACACCAATCGTTATTCCGTAAAGTCCAAAAGCAGCTCCTAAAAATAAGAAGGCAAACGTTAAAACACGCATCGCATTCGACAAACGGGTACTTGATAAAATAAATCCTGCAATCGATGTAATCGAAACAATAATAATGACAATATACGAAACTAATCCTGCTTGAACAATCGTCTGTCCGATAATCAACGATCCTACAATCGTCATCGAATCCCCAACTACACTAGGCTTACGAAGCGCCGCTTCCCGGATAATTTCAAACAAAATTAACATAATTAATGTTTCAATATATGTTGGAAACGGGTTAGCACTCCGTTGATTAATAATCGTAATCAATAACACCGTTGGAATCATCTCCTGATGATACGTCGAAATAGCCACGTACAAGCCGGGAACGAGGAGAACGATAAAAAAGGCCGCGTATCGTAATAAACGAGTGACCGTTGCAATAAAAGGTCGCGAATAATAATCATCCGTCACCTGAAACATCGAAGCAAAATAAGCTGGCCCCGTGGTCACAAAAGGTGAACCATCAACAAAAATCGCAATTTCTCCCTGCATAAGAGCGGCCGCCGTTTTATCCGGACGCTCCGTTTGAATCAACCGCGGAAATAACGTGATATGATGATCCTCAATTAACTGCATGAGCTCACTCGAATCCACAATCCCATCAATATCTAAACTCTCAATCCGTTTATTCACCGTATGAACCAACTCTTTATTCGCAATTCCCTCAATATACGCCACAAAAACATCCGTCTGAGTCACCGTTCCCACCACATGAGCATCAAATCGCAAATTCGGATCCTTAATTCGCCGACGAAGCGTCGCCGTATTCGTACGAATCGTTTCAACAAAACAATCTTTCGGACCATAAAGCGACTGTTCCGTCTGTGGCTCGCTAATCGAACGCATTTGCCATCCCTTACAGTCAAACATCATAAATTGGTCGACACCGTCGACAAGAACAATAATATGGCCGTTAATAAGATTCGTGTAAAGATCCTCGTACGACTGTCCACATTTCGCATCTAACATACTGATTCGAGACTCAAAAATCGTCTGGAAAACGCCACAACTTCGAGTATTCGATTCCTTAACTAAAGAAAGATCAATACTTAACACATGAACAATAAACTGTTCAGCTTGGTTCGTATCGATAATACCGTCGATTCCTAAAATGGCGACCGAAACATCTTCAGCACCCTTTAATGTCAGCGTGCGAACTAACAAATCGTTGGCGTTTCCTAACCTCGTTTTAATCGTCTGTAAATTTTCATCTAATGCGTGATGAATTCGATGTGGCGTCGGTTCTGAAACAGGCTTTTTAGTTCCTTTCTTACCCTTAAATACCTTAAAAATATCCATGAATGACCCACCTACCTTTCTACTATTATCCGTAAACTTAAAAAAGTTATACGTCCATACAGAGGATAAATTTCCTCATCCTCCCTGATAGGAGGCCCCCCTTTTTTATAAAGAACAAACCATTTAATTTCACTTAAGGAGGAGTATGATGTCATCATTAAAAACACCGTTATCTTACTTAAAACAACTTAAACTTAAATTAGCTTTTGAGGGAATCCTCATCGGCCTCATCTCAGGTCTTGTC
This window encodes:
- a CDS encoding GerAB/ArcD/ProY family transporter; protein product: MKTSRLSLNQFSSLLVLFLSSSATLVNVGRFSGADVWISLLISAVLGTLLFTMYYRIGKLHQFDSLSGILTDLFGKFFGSLILIAYSGYFLLMTASLLKSTADVIEVTLMVDANMILIMLLLMVPIVYGLILGVNAIGRSSELLFYVVILCFIPLVIAVFTSDIFSFDRFLPVLEKGFSPLKQNIYTMTLFPYGESIVFLTIFPLLPKEGKGKILRYSYWAIVLATIILLAADVMCVGILGVGLMKNFIYPFFNAMKMVGVNVLFERLDPLAIIIVMMTCFFKLSLYFYAGLSCIEKLIRRFSYRQLAFPFSVLIIFIAMHLTTGGVEDIYQAILNHPKNLLPIFQLVIPSIVWMLSEFKYHNHVKQLKTEAHK
- a CDS encoding Ger(x)C family spore germination protein, with translation MRRLMYVMVMLMAISLSGCGHKVEMSQIGIVAGLGIDQTENGYLMTAQVVNPSSIAGNQHDTLSVFSISGEGETLFDAYRSLNSLTAKVLYLPHLSVIVVNEDIAQSGIDPVVDFVLRNVMIRPNITLVVANHTTAREVLNVLTPSEQIPINQLNSLSNLCLTCTGREVNYNLYQVSGMVNDPSSNIVLNSVSIDSKEKSEEGDIQNVLQMEAPSQLKIDSLAAFQGDQLVGYLTSKEAQYYNLLVGTSKRYVVTTVLDDEYKLSYEVRESKVEIKPDLEKNKVMVDCSVKGVLMENGYPIDLMNPVNVSDLEAALGNQLKQDIQSFIDKTQNELASDIIGVGGKVHQKNPKKWAEVSGYWEDIYPELEFDVKVKLEITSVGDAANLKE
- a CDS encoding spore germination protein, whose translation is MDIFKVFKGKKGTKKPVSEPTPHRIHHALDENLQTIKTRLGNANDLLVRTLTLKGAEDVSVAILGIDGIIDTNQAEQFIVHVLSIDLSLVKESNTRSCGVFQTIFESRISMLDAKCGQSYEDLYTNLINGHIIVLVDGVDQFMMFDCKGWQMRSISEPQTEQSLYGPKDCFVETIRTNTATLRRRIKDPNLRFDAHVVGTVTQTDVFVAYIEGIANKELVHTVNKRIESLDIDGIVDSSELMQLIEDHHITLFPRLIQTERPDKTAAALMQGEIAIFVDGSPFVTTGPAYFASMFQVTDDYYSRPFIATVTRLLRYAAFFIVLLVPGLYVAISTYHQEMIPTVLLITIINQRSANPFPTYIETLIMLILFEIIREAALRKPSVVGDSMTIVGSLIIGQTIVQAGLVSYIVIIIVSITSIAGFILSSTRLSNAMRVLTFAFLFLGAAFGLYGITIGVILLILHLSSLTTLDQPYLAPMAPLNLHDQEDQFLRLPLSWMKYRPKIYKTTNRVRHNLNQEKRKEE